Proteins encoded together in one Campylobacter peloridis LMG 23910 window:
- a CDS encoding class II aldolase and adducin N-terminal domain-containing protein has product MDKENITNQIQALASSMFKKNFFGICHGSVSAKLSQSSFLINKNDAFLNQLNEKNLNTLKFTKDYSWSEASKDCEVHKSIYENIPEAKFICFACPAYTLSMSLNYDFITPQDYFGEIFLKEIHVYNPKNYEDWEDRSQTEIYRHMLEKKQNFIVIKGYGIFAYGRTSYELGKIIDLIENSCKIIHLAETNLS; this is encoded by the coding sequence ATGGATAAAGAAAATATTACCAACCAAATTCAAGCCCTTGCATCATCTATGTTTAAAAAAAATTTTTTTGGGATTTGTCATGGCTCAGTATCTGCAAAACTCTCACAAAGCTCTTTTCTTATCAATAAAAATGATGCTTTTTTAAATCAATTAAATGAAAAAAATTTAAATACTTTAAAATTCACAAAAGATTATAGCTGGAGTGAAGCAAGCAAAGATTGTGAGGTTCACAAAAGCATTTATGAGAATATTCCAGAAGCCAAATTTATATGCTTTGCTTGTCCAGCATATACTTTATCTATGAGTTTAAATTATGATTTTATAACCCCGCAAGATTATTTTGGAGAAATTTTTTTAAAAGAAATTCATGTTTATAATCCTAAAAATTATGAAGATTGGGAAGATAGATCTCAAACAGAAATTTATCGTCATATGCTTGAAAAAAAACAAAATTTTATAGTGATTAAAGGATATGGAATTTTTGCTTATGGTAGAACTAGCTATGAACTTGGAAAAATCATAGATTTAATTGAAAATTCTTGTAAAATTATTCATCTTGCCGAAACAAATTTATCATGA
- the rsmH gene encoding 16S rRNA (cytosine(1402)-N(4))-methyltransferase RsmH yields MQSPHIPVLLQEVLDVFDDFSDGDFLDCTLGYGGHSKALLQNHKKLKLIACDKDLEALNFSKEFLKEFSNRVLFKHMGFKDILSCINTQNLRGILADIGVSSLQLDKNDRGFSLHSDFLDMRMDQNNPLSAKEVVNSYTKEDLERIFRDYGDLAPVASMLAQKIISTRIEKEITSAKELNKIIGNAKLKGRNVSLALLVFQALRIEVNDELGELKTLLENIEKAKLKNCKFAIISFHSLEDRLVKNTFKRWEKDCICDERAMKCECGKNHSLGKILSKKAISASKEEISYNSRSSCAKMRIFYFR; encoded by the coding sequence TTGCAAAGTCCGCATATTCCTGTTTTATTGCAAGAGGTTTTAGATGTTTTTGATGATTTTAGTGATGGAGATTTTTTAGATTGTACTTTAGGTTATGGTGGACATTCTAAAGCTTTATTGCAAAATCATAAAAAACTGAAATTAATTGCTTGTGATAAAGATTTAGAAGCCTTAAATTTTTCTAAGGAATTTTTAAAAGAATTTAGCAATAGAGTGCTTTTTAAGCATATGGGTTTTAAAGATATTTTAAGTTGCATTAATACTCAAAATTTAAGGGGAATTCTAGCAGATATTGGTGTTTCTTCTTTGCAGCTTGATAAAAATGATAGGGGATTTTCTTTACATTCTGATTTTTTAGATATGAGAATGGATCAAAATAATCCTTTAAGTGCAAAAGAAGTGGTAAATTCTTATACCAAAGAAGATTTGGAGCGGATTTTTAGAGACTATGGAGATTTAGCACCTGTTGCTTCAATGCTTGCGCAAAAAATCATTAGCACAAGGATTGAAAAAGAAATTACAAGCGCAAAAGAATTAAATAAAATTATCGGTAATGCTAAATTAAAAGGACGCAATGTGTCTTTGGCTTTGCTTGTTTTTCAGGCTTTACGCATAGAAGTAAATGATGAGCTTGGTGAATTGAAAACTTTGCTTGAAAATATAGAAAAAGCAAAGCTAAAAAATTGCAAATTTGCTATCATTAGTTTTCATTCTTTAGAAGATAGATTAGTAAAAAATACTTTTAAAAGATGGGAAAAAGATTGTATATGTGATGAAAGAGCTATGAAATGTGAATGTGGTAAAAATCATAGCCTTGGTAAAATTTTAAGTAAAAAAGCCATAAGTGCTTCCAAAGAAGAAATAAGCTATAATAGCAGATCAAGCTGTGCAAAAATGAGAATTTTTTATTTTAGGTAA
- a CDS encoding aminotransferase class IV has protein sequence MQEKEIVFLNDEFMKANEAKISIFDRGFIFGDGIYEVVPVVNAKMADKEEFWERFERSLAQIELEFPYTKEEFEDVLKQLIAKNSLKEGGLYMQVSRGVASRNFALLKGLKPTIMAFAFECKVIEHEFVNSGVSVISTPDLRWKRRDIKSISLLAQCLAKEEAVKAKVFEAFMIENALVTEASSSSVFIIKDKTLITKPFSNEILPGIRRKNILKFAKELDLKINQRAFSMKEVYEADEVFICAATFLILGVIKADSKIINDGKIGFYTQKLREKYVEKIQKEVF, from the coding sequence ATGCAAGAAAAAGAAATAGTATTTTTAAATGATGAATTTATGAAAGCTAATGAAGCAAAAATAAGTATTTTTGATAGAGGATTCATTTTTGGAGATGGAATTTATGAGGTAGTTCCTGTGGTAAATGCAAAAATGGCTGATAAAGAAGAATTTTGGGAGCGTTTTGAGCGTAGTTTGGCACAAATTGAATTAGAATTTCCCTATACTAAAGAAGAATTTGAAGATGTTTTAAAACAATTAATTGCTAAAAATTCTCTCAAAGAAGGTGGGCTTTATATGCAAGTTAGTAGAGGGGTTGCTAGTAGAAATTTTGCGCTTTTAAAGGGTTTAAAGCCTACTATTATGGCTTTTGCTTTTGAATGCAAGGTGATTGAGCATGAATTTGTTAATAGCGGAGTAAGCGTGATTTCAACACCTGATTTAAGATGGAAAAGAAGGGATATAAAATCAATTTCACTGCTAGCTCAATGCCTTGCTAAAGAAGAAGCGGTAAAAGCTAAAGTTTTTGAAGCTTTTATGATAGAAAATGCTTTAGTAACAGAAGCTTCTAGCAGTTCAGTTTTTATTATAAAAGATAAAACTTTAATCACCAAACCTTTTTCTAATGAGATTTTGCCAGGAATTCGCCGTAAAAATATTTTAAAATTTGCTAAAGAATTAGATCTTAAAATAAATCAAAGAGCTTTTAGTATGAAAGAAGTGTATGAGGCTGATGAGGTATTTATTTGTGCGGCTACTTTTTTGATTTTAGGAGTTATAAAAGCAGATAGTAAGATTATCAATGATGGTAAAATAGGCTTTTATACCCAAAAACTAAGAGAAAAATATGTAGAAAAAATTCAAAAAGAGGTTTTTTAA
- a CDS encoding peptidylprolyl isomerase, translating to MLTWMQHHKKYLVVTIWISVIAFVGAGFVGWGSYDFNTDRSNSVAKVGDEKISYDEFNLKYSQLFNYYAQLNNGNYTQEQAQKDGLDMQAIDQLIQEKLLLSYAKTLGLEVSEEEIAYDLAHQKVFHNASGVFDKNLYYNILSRNNYTPKTYEKVIHDELLLNKINTILNLQLNQDELDMFAASFLMQDKLKIQVIQLNEKDIPINEDELKQTWEKNKELYKTQKSYELATYFLKPENINIDEKELQAYYEENKNNYKDFSGKILNFEQSKNQVLKDLKLSKLKLKANESYVALRKGELKFDKNITISDADIYYPLATIEKSKDNDFIKPFRINDGYMIAKIIKINPIQTKTFEQAKEEVSKLYLKEKAKKILEEKAKSALENFKGIDIGIFSRDSMKNSKVGNMLNDTEFSEFLMHVFDTNKVKSYVILDQKAIVYEITEQILENKDKEQIYKFIIEQSAKQTKQALLKEELLKKLIEIYPIQRYYKGNTN from the coding sequence ATGCTCACTTGGATGCAGCATCATAAAAAATATTTAGTTGTAACAATTTGGATTAGCGTCATTGCTTTTGTTGGCGCAGGTTTTGTTGGCTGGGGAAGTTACGATTTTAACACAGATCGTTCTAATTCTGTTGCAAAAGTAGGTGATGAAAAAATAAGTTATGATGAGTTTAATCTTAAATATTCTCAATTATTTAACTACTATGCACAATTAAACAATGGAAATTACACACAAGAGCAAGCGCAAAAAGATGGTTTAGATATGCAAGCTATTGATCAGCTTATACAAGAAAAATTACTTCTTTCTTATGCAAAAACACTTGGTTTAGAAGTAAGCGAAGAAGAAATTGCTTATGATTTAGCACATCAAAAAGTCTTTCATAATGCTTCGGGGGTATTTGATAAAAATTTATATTATAATATACTCTCACGCAATAATTACACTCCAAAAACTTATGAAAAAGTCATTCATGATGAGTTATTATTAAATAAAATCAATACTATTTTAAATTTGCAATTAAATCAAGATGAACTTGATATGTTTGCAGCAAGCTTTTTAATGCAAGATAAATTAAAAATTCAAGTCATTCAATTAAACGAAAAAGACATACCTATCAATGAAGATGAATTAAAGCAAACTTGGGAAAAAAATAAAGAGCTTTATAAAACACAAAAAAGCTATGAACTCGCAACTTATTTTTTAAAACCTGAAAATATAAATATTGATGAAAAAGAATTACAAGCATATTATGAGGAAAATAAAAACAATTACAAAGATTTTAGTGGAAAAATTTTAAATTTTGAGCAAAGTAAAAATCAAGTTTTAAAAGATCTAAAATTATCCAAACTCAAACTTAAAGCTAATGAAAGCTATGTTGCTCTAAGAAAAGGGGAATTAAAATTTGATAAAAATATCACAATTAGTGATGCTGATATATATTATCCTTTAGCTACCATAGAAAAAAGCAAAGATAATGATTTTATCAAACCTTTTAGAATAAACGATGGCTATATGATTGCTAAAATTATAAAAATTAACCCTATACAAACAAAAACTTTTGAACAAGCAAAAGAAGAGGTAAGCAAACTTTATTTAAAAGAAAAGGCTAAAAAAATATTAGAAGAAAAAGCTAAAAGTGCCTTAGAGAACTTTAAAGGTATAGATATAGGAATATTTAGCCGTGATTCTATGAAAAATTCAAAAGTAGGCAATATGCTCAATGATACTGAATTTAGTGAATTTTTAATGCATGTTTTTGATACTAATAAAGTTAAATCTTATGTTATACTAGATCAAAAAGCTATTGTTTATGAAATTACAGAGCAAATTTTAGAAAATAAAGATAAAGAACAAATCTATAAATTTATCATAGAACAAAGTGCAAAACAAACAAAGCAAGCATTATTAAAGGAAGAATTGCTAAAAAAACTTATAGAAATATATCCAATCCAACGCTATTATAAAGGAAATACAAATTGA
- a CDS encoding ferrirhodotorulic acid transporter inner membrane protein: MIFSFCSIVYAREIDYQKEVHSIKQILDESMNLYKENKNLEAKKKAEDAYFQHFETMEGSIGRNVGRKAIIMERKFVNLRKMYKDKEDFSKIEALISSLYFDLDEIVPILEKGFQLKAEVSDTNYNEEEAQKSSIEAEKQRQAQAQAMFAALLGEDIKEQIPQNSTQNLAAQKQNTQEDEALLALQEASALDARLQFLMDSMISKLDQAALAFVNKDYQKAKDLIQSALFEDYRNSKVEVLVARYTKAGVDKKIQTKLRTIIRKINANTLDEKTIRDEIANISDLLYEAFLALPKEELALLQVKGYDESAINAKNYTKVYDDIKIALNDILQNYEGFSLNSIDALQNVYLDIFEASGMESKIGAIDSALKLKIESYFSKGVALIKASASKEELKQNFDELSTLIESSLDKIQESSPMSLFIWALGIILREGLEALIIIVAIVSYLVQSGNKKRLNIVYSALWSGVFLSFVTAFFISWIFKEQAGQSRELLEGITMLVAVALLFYVGFWLLSNAQNKKWTNHIKTQAIEAISNNSAKTLWFSVFLAVYREGAETILFYQALLFDAKTSTDYSFIFIGLASGLIILIILYYLLKAGALKIPVKQFFYITSYIIFYMVFVFMGKGIGELIEAKVITPSLLPFDFEGILWLGIYPYYESIIPQFMVLILLIVGIFITKQISNKREKI; this comes from the coding sequence ATGATTTTTTCATTTTGTTCTATTGTTTATGCTAGAGAAATTGATTATCAAAAAGAAGTTCACTCAATCAAGCAAATTTTAGATGAGAGTATGAATTTATACAAAGAAAATAAAAATTTAGAAGCGAAAAAAAAGGCTGAAGATGCGTATTTTCAACATTTTGAAACCATGGAGGGTTCAATTGGTCGCAATGTAGGTAGAAAAGCCATCATTATGGAGCGTAAATTTGTTAATTTAAGAAAAATGTATAAAGATAAAGAAGATTTTTCTAAAATAGAGGCTTTAATTAGCAGTTTGTATTTTGATTTAGATGAAATAGTTCCTATTTTAGAGAAAGGTTTTCAACTAAAAGCTGAAGTTAGCGATACTAATTACAATGAAGAAGAAGCACAAAAGTCTTCTATAGAAGCAGAAAAACAGCGTCAAGCACAAGCACAAGCAATGTTTGCGGCTTTGCTTGGAGAAGATATTAAAGAGCAAATCCCACAAAATTCAACTCAAAATTTGGCCGCTCAAAAACAAAACACTCAAGAGGATGAAGCATTGTTAGCTTTACAAGAAGCTTCGGCTTTAGATGCAAGATTACAATTTTTGATGGATTCCATGATTTCAAAGCTTGATCAAGCTGCATTAGCTTTTGTAAATAAAGATTATCAAAAAGCTAAAGATTTGATTCAATCAGCATTGTTTGAAGACTATAGAAATTCAAAAGTAGAAGTTTTAGTAGCAAGATACACTAAAGCAGGTGTGGATAAAAAAATTCAAACCAAGCTTAGAACTATTATAAGAAAAATCAATGCTAATACTTTAGATGAAAAAACTATTAGAGATGAAATTGCAAATATATCAGATTTATTATATGAAGCATTTTTAGCTTTACCTAAAGAAGAATTAGCTTTACTTCAGGTTAAAGGCTATGATGAAAGTGCTATAAATGCTAAAAATTATACTAAAGTATATGATGATATCAAAATTGCTTTAAATGATATTTTGCAAAATTATGAAGGCTTTAGCTTAAATAGTATAGATGCTTTACAAAATGTTTATTTAGATATTTTTGAAGCAAGTGGTATGGAAAGTAAAATTGGTGCTATTGATAGTGCTTTAAAATTAAAAATAGAAAGTTATTTTTCAAAAGGTGTTGCACTTATTAAAGCAAGTGCTTCTAAAGAAGAATTAAAACAAAATTTTGACGAGCTTAGCACCTTGATAGAAAGCTCTTTAGATAAAATTCAAGAATCTTCGCCTATGTCTTTGTTTATATGGGCTTTGGGTATTATTTTAAGAGAAGGCTTAGAAGCTTTAATTATCATTGTAGCTATAGTTTCATACTTAGTTCAAAGTGGCAATAAAAAGCGTTTAAATATAGTATATTCAGCACTTTGGAGCGGGGTATTTTTAAGTTTTGTAACGGCATTTTTTATTTCATGGATTTTTAAAGAACAAGCAGGGCAAAGTAGAGAGTTATTAGAAGGTATTACCATGCTTGTGGCTGTGGCATTGCTTTTTTATGTTGGTTTTTGGCTTTTATCTAATGCACAAAATAAAAAATGGACAAATCACATAAAAACTCAAGCAATAGAGGCTATATCAAATAATTCAGCAAAAACTTTATGGTTTAGTGTGTTTTTAGCTGTATATAGAGAAGGTGCTGAGACTATTCTTTTTTATCAGGCTTTATTGTTTGATGCAAAAACAAGCACAGATTATAGTTTTATATTTATAGGATTAGCTAGTGGATTAATTATACTTATCATACTTTATTATTTATTAAAAGCTGGTGCTTTAAAAATACCAGTAAAACAATTTTTTTATATAACTTCATACATTATTTTTTACATGGTTTTTGTCTTTATGGGCAAAGGCATTGGTGAGCTCATAGAAGCTAAGGTTATCACTCCAAGCTTGCTTCCTTTTGATTTTGAAGGAATTTTATGGCTTGGAATTTATCCTTACTATGAGAGTATCATACCTCAGTTTATGGTTTTAATCTTACTCATTGTGGGTATTTTTATAACAAAGCAAATTTCAAATAAAAGGGAAAAAATATGA
- a CDS encoding ferrirhodotorulic acid transporter, periplasmic binding protein: protein MKKTLLSLSAAASILASSVFAAEVPIGDPYELNGMEIAAVYLQPIEMEPRGIDLAASLADIHLEADIHALKGNKNGFPEGFWIPYLSVAYKLTNLDNGKVKTGTLMPMVADDGPHYGANIKMDTGIGNYELVFLIDNPEKQGFGRHVDKETGVGKWFEPFSVKYNFKYTGKPK from the coding sequence ATGAAAAAAACTTTATTAAGTTTGAGTGCAGCAGCTAGTATTTTAGCTAGTTCAGTTTTTGCAGCAGAGGTGCCAATTGGTGATCCATATGAGTTAAATGGTATGGAGATAGCAGCAGTTTATTTACAGCCAATCGAAATGGAGCCAAGAGGAATTGATCTTGCAGCTAGTTTAGCAGATATTCACCTTGAAGCAGATATTCATGCATTAAAGGGTAATAAAAACGGCTTTCCAGAGGGTTTTTGGATTCCATATTTAAGTGTAGCTTATAAGCTAACAAATTTAGACAATGGCAAAGTAAAAACAGGAACTCTTATGCCTATGGTTGCAGATGATGGCCCTCATTATGGAGCAAATATTAAAATGGATACAGGTATAGGTAATTATGAGTTAGTCTTTTTAATTGATAATCCAGAAAAACAAGGTTTTGGACGCCATGTTGATAAAGAAACAGGTGTTGGTAAATGGTTTGAGCCATTTTCTGTTAAATACAACTTTAAATACACAGGAAAACCAAAGTGA
- the ftsA gene encoding cell division protein FtsA: MNILGIDLGSIQTCAILAQKNEDGLKIIGFGKSKSNGVKKGAITNIELASKSIEEAVADAQMMSGVHYDKVIVSISGAYAKSVDSIGVVNIPNQEIGIKEIHRAVSTAKHTANIPSGYEIIHVLPYNFKVNDLEHVEDPLGMSGNRLEVSTHIVISQEVHIKNLKKAVELADLRVDNIVLSGYASSIACFDESEKELGAILIDMGGAVCDMVIHAGNSVRYNECLQIGSVNITNDLSIALHTPPKEAEKLKLNYASLMQNENSIIQIPYMGDEKRKNEVSVDVISNVIYARIEETIIILAKMLSDNACASQAGAGIVLTGGMTKFAGLDKLASAYFDNKAVRIATAKKDTMDGFKEIFEDAENSCAIGLCLYGGGYFTPYELDSNEKLRYKGEPEFVNKQIKQNFAIEEEQEDEKFEEIFQEKQNLEDEHEDIKKVETKKEKKASSISKIWNRIINQF, translated from the coding sequence TTGAATATCTTAGGAATTGATTTAGGATCTATACAAACTTGTGCTATATTAGCGCAAAAAAACGAAGATGGTTTAAAAATCATAGGTTTTGGAAAATCAAAATCCAATGGAGTTAAAAAAGGAGCAATTACTAATATAGAACTAGCTTCTAAATCCATAGAGGAAGCAGTTGCAGATGCACAGATGATGTCAGGAGTGCATTATGATAAAGTTATTGTTTCTATTTCAGGAGCTTATGCAAAAAGTGTTGATAGTATAGGCGTAGTTAATATTCCAAATCAAGAAATTGGAATAAAAGAAATTCATAGAGCTGTTAGTACCGCAAAACATACCGCAAACATCCCTAGTGGATATGAAATAATTCATGTATTACCTTATAATTTCAAAGTTAATGATCTTGAGCATGTGGAAGATCCTTTAGGAATGAGTGGAAATCGTTTGGAAGTTTCTACTCATATTGTCATTTCCCAAGAAGTTCATATTAAAAATTTAAAAAAAGCTGTTGAACTTGCAGATCTTAGAGTGGATAATATAGTTTTATCAGGATATGCATCATCAATTGCTTGTTTTGATGAAAGTGAAAAAGAACTAGGTGCAATACTTATAGATATGGGAGGAGCAGTGTGCGATATGGTTATTCATGCTGGAAACTCTGTGCGTTATAATGAATGTTTACAAATTGGCTCTGTAAATATTACCAATGATTTATCTATAGCTTTACATACACCTCCAAAAGAAGCAGAAAAATTAAAATTAAATTATGCATCATTAATGCAAAATGAAAATTCCATTATACAAATTCCTTACATGGGTGATGAAAAAAGGAAAAATGAAGTTTCAGTTGATGTTATTTCTAATGTAATTTATGCAAGAATTGAAGAAACTATAATTATTTTAGCTAAAATGCTAAGTGATAATGCTTGTGCAAGTCAAGCAGGTGCTGGTATAGTTTTAACCGGTGGTATGACAAAATTTGCAGGGCTTGATAAGCTTGCTTCAGCTTATTTTGATAATAAAGCTGTTAGAATAGCAACCGCAAAAAAAGATACTATGGATGGCTTTAAAGAAATTTTTGAAGATGCCGAAAATAGTTGTGCCATAGGACTTTGTTTATATGGCGGTGGGTATTTTACTCCTTATGAGTTAGATTCTAATGAAAAATTAAGATACAAAGGAGAGCCTGAATTTGTAAATAAGCAAATTAAACAAAATTTTGCTATCGAAGAAGAGCAAGAGGATGAAAAATTCGAAGAAATATTTCAAGAAAAACAAAATCTTGAAGATGAACATGAAGATATAAAAAAAGTAGAAACAAAAAAAGAAAAAAAAGCTAGTTCTATTTCCAAAATTTGGAATAGAATAATAAACCAGTTTTAA
- a CDS encoding glycosyl transferase family 90, with translation MADSRFMMNVKGIAKSFIPRKIYQNQLQNILKEILKSKNIDNIITRLNYYNLQNDFFDIKKFENYEKIGKFPFKKTSYAYDAYAISKYFNDDFLWIKGFGDISYNLKYPSIAKSRPVENGFNNIILKLDKNRHFNFIQDKNQFEDKKDLLFFRGAIYQSHRIKFFEKYFDNERCDIAHVGGRKIQAEKWIKKINFKINRAYQTQFKFLLSLEGNDVASNLKWVMKTNSLVFAPKMRYETWFMEGKLIPNEHFALIDDDYENVEDLIDYYLTNPLKAKEIIQNAHNYIEQFLDEKMEFYIGILVLAKYFYYSKQLDLPQDIIDLFD, from the coding sequence ATGGCTGATTCAAGATTTATGATGAATGTTAAGGGTATAGCTAAAAGTTTTATACCTAGAAAAATTTATCAAAATCAATTACAAAATATTTTAAAAGAAATTTTAAAATCAAAAAATATAGATAATATTATTACTCGTTTAAATTATTATAATCTGCAAAATGATTTTTTTGATATAAAAAAATTTGAAAATTATGAAAAAATAGGAAAATTTCCCTTTAAAAAAACTTCTTACGCTTATGATGCATATGCGATTAGTAAGTATTTTAATGATGATTTTTTATGGATTAAAGGCTTTGGAGATATTAGTTATAATCTTAAATATCCAAGTATAGCTAAATCAAGACCAGTTGAAAATGGATTTAATAATATCATTTTAAAATTAGATAAAAACAGGCATTTTAATTTTATACAAGATAAAAATCAATTTGAAGATAAAAAGGATTTACTTTTTTTTAGAGGTGCGATTTATCAGTCCCATCGTATTAAATTTTTTGAGAAATATTTTGATAATGAGCGTTGTGATATTGCTCATGTTGGTGGTAGAAAAATTCAAGCTGAAAAATGGATTAAAAAAATAAATTTTAAAATCAACAGAGCCTATCAAACTCAGTTTAAATTTTTACTTTCATTAGAAGGTAATGATGTGGCAAGTAACTTAAAATGGGTTATGAAAACAAATTCCTTAGTCTTTGCACCAAAAATGCGTTATGAGACTTGGTTTATGGAAGGAAAGTTAATCCCCAATGAACATTTTGCTTTAATTGATGATGATTATGAGAATGTAGAAGATTTAATTGATTATTATCTAACAAATCCGCTTAAAGCAAAAGAGATTATCCAAAATGCTCACAATTATATTGAACAATTTTTAGATGAAAAGATGGAATTTTATATAGGAATTTTAGTTTTAGCAAAATATTTTTACTATTCAAAGCAACTGGATTTACCACAAGATATTATTGATTTATTTGATTAA
- a CDS encoding C4-dicarboxylate transporter, producing the protein MLVITHEKPSKMKKLVKNLGFWVVLGIIAGISLGLLDKELALASKIGVDYFIHALKILIGPIIFLTIVLGVISLESLKQVGSIGAKALIYFEVVSTFALAIGIFMANVLGPGKGMNLDPNTLDKDSVAQFVNNNVELNAQNEILHILKDAIPTDIIAAFSEGKTLQILVIAIACAFIISLMRIDERKPIQRTLEIMQSFVFKILEIIMYFSPIAAFSAMAFLVAKYGLESLLNLGYLLVVMLLASLLFIFGVLGIICFIAKVNIFKFMRFISREVLIVFATSSSESALAPLMRKLEKAGISKATVGLVLPTGYSFNLDCTNIYLAMSLIFLAQAFNVELSLTHEISILIVLMIASKGAVGVTGSGFIILGSTLAALSNMHIAEANNGLGANLGEVLPVAAISILLGVDKFMSEIRAVGNLCGNSVAALIVAIWDKQIDWDKFRYALDHPEEFANAGFD; encoded by the coding sequence ATGCTAGTAATCACTCATGAAAAACCAAGTAAAATGAAAAAATTAGTAAAGAATTTGGGATTTTGGGTTGTTTTGGGAATTATTGCTGGTATTAGCCTTGGTTTATTAGATAAAGAACTAGCTTTAGCTAGTAAAATCGGTGTAGATTATTTCATACATGCTTTAAAAATTTTAATTGGGCCTATTATATTTTTAACCATAGTTTTAGGTGTAATTAGTCTTGAAAGCCTAAAGCAAGTTGGCAGTATAGGTGCTAAAGCTTTGATATATTTTGAAGTAGTTAGCACTTTTGCCTTAGCGATAGGAATTTTTATGGCTAATGTTTTAGGACCTGGTAAAGGAATGAATCTTGATCCAAATACCTTAGATAAAGATAGCGTTGCACAATTTGTTAATAACAATGTAGAATTAAATGCACAAAATGAAATATTACATATTTTAAAAGATGCTATACCAACTGATATCATCGCAGCTTTTAGCGAAGGAAAAACTTTACAAATTCTAGTTATTGCAATTGCTTGTGCTTTTATCATTTCACTAATGAGAATTGATGAGAGAAAGCCTATACAAAGAACTTTAGAAATTATGCAAAGTTTTGTTTTTAAAATTTTAGAAATCATTATGTATTTTTCGCCTATTGCAGCTTTTTCAGCAATGGCATTTTTAGTAGCAAAATACGGGCTTGAATCTTTACTAAATTTAGGGTATTTACTTGTAGTGATGTTGCTTGCTTCTTTGCTTTTTATTTTTGGAGTTTTAGGAATTATTTGCTTTATTGCTAAGGTCAATATTTTTAAATTTATGCGTTTTATATCAAGAGAAGTTTTGATAGTTTTTGCTACTAGTTCTAGCGAATCAGCCCTAGCACCACTTATGAGAAAACTTGAAAAAGCAGGAATTTCAAAAGCCACTGTGGGTTTGGTTCTTCCTACTGGATATAGTTTTAATCTTGATTGTACTAATATATACTTAGCAATGAGCTTAATTTTTCTAGCACAAGCTTTCAATGTAGAGCTTTCCTTAACTCATGAAATTAGTATTTTAATCGTTTTAATGATAGCATCAAAAGGAGCAGTTGGAGTAACTGGCTCGGGCTTTATCATACTTGGAAGCACACTTGCAGCTTTATCTAATATGCATATAGCTGAGGCAAACAACGGCTTAGGAGCAAATTTAGGCGAAGTTTTACCTGTGGCTGCTATTTCTATACTTTTAGGAGTAGATAAATTTATGTCTGAAATCCGTGCTGTAGGAAATTTATGTGGCAATAGCGTAGCTGCTTTAATCGTAGCTATTTGGGATAAACAAATAGACTGGGATAAATTTCGCTACGCACTTGATCATCCAGAAGAATTTGCTAATGCAGGTTTTGATTAA